A genome region from Methanococcoides burtonii DSM 6242 includes the following:
- a CDS encoding NOG1 family protein, which yields MIFEKIHTVPTSDELIDKAFRRAARAKAGKTVRDKDGAMKAHESMIMTSGNILSDNLANIVRRFPNFDDLSNFYFELTDIVVGIDDLRLALGSADWASNKIHEISREYVGKIRKSKDPVKTRKEAFGRMASVIGTINKHLLFLNDARNIMRKFPDVREEPTIVVAGYPNVGKSSFVSMATGARPEVASYPFTTKGVLIGHFERGYDRYQVIDTPGLLDRPMSERNNVELQAITAIKHLDAVVLFILDASETCGYEIADQKRLLDEVVANFEMPVYVVANKCDHDLFKIPDFVDAKMSTATGENLDSIVDKLVEMVIETKKEKEAKEAAEVAARKLSEEMAEEAALLSEELDEADLE from the coding sequence ATGATATTTGAGAAGATTCACACGGTTCCTACTTCGGACGAACTTATCGATAAAGCGTTTCGGAGGGCAGCACGTGCAAAGGCAGGAAAGACTGTAAGGGATAAAGATGGTGCAATGAAAGCACATGAGTCAATGATAATGACCTCAGGAAATATCCTCTCTGATAATCTTGCAAATATTGTCAGGCGTTTTCCAAACTTTGATGATCTTTCAAATTTCTATTTTGAACTTACTGATATTGTAGTAGGCATTGATGACCTTCGTTTAGCTCTCGGGTCTGCTGATTGGGCAAGTAACAAGATCCATGAGATATCAAGGGAATATGTGGGTAAGATAAGAAAAAGCAAGGACCCGGTAAAGACCCGTAAAGAGGCATTTGGACGTATGGCTTCTGTAATAGGTACTATTAATAAACACCTTCTTTTTCTGAACGATGCCCGCAATATAATGAGGAAGTTCCCGGATGTACGCGAGGAACCTACTATTGTAGTCGCAGGTTATCCTAATGTTGGTAAGTCCAGCTTTGTTTCAATGGCTACCGGTGCAAGACCTGAAGTGGCTTCTTATCCGTTTACAACAAAAGGTGTTCTCATCGGTCATTTTGAAAGAGGATATGATCGATATCAGGTTATTGATACTCCTGGACTTCTTGACAGGCCAATGTCTGAAAGGAACAATGTAGAGCTTCAGGCGATCACTGCGATAAAGCATCTTGATGCTGTTGTACTTTTCATTCTCGATGCAAGTGAAACATGTGGTTACGAGATAGCTGATCAGAAACGTCTTCTTGATGAAGTTGTAGCAAACTTTGAAATGCCGGTCTATGTTGTTGCGAACAAATGCGACCATGATCTCTTTAAAATACCTGATTTTGTTGATGCAAAAATGTCAACAGCAACAGGTGAGAATCTCGATTCTATCGTTGACAAGCTTGTTGAGATGGTAATAGAGACCAAAAAAGAAAAGGAAGCAAAAGAAGCGGCTGAAGTAGCAGCTAGAAAATTAAGCGAAGAAATGGCCGAAGAAGCAGCACTATTAAGTGAAGAACTCGATGAAGCTGATCTTGAATGA
- a CDS encoding CBS domain-containing protein, whose translation MELTPIQKEIIIELINLQRQKASAVKGEEIAELIDRNPGTVRNQMQSLKMLGLVEGVPGPKGGYRATGDAYEALNVTAMDKEAEVPIYKNETIVNGATVAEISFTTVRHPDLCNGRIKVLGNIKAFNSGDRVQVGPTPVNRLIVRGEVVGRDDTENSLLFTITEMVSLPKKSVKHYIKKDTISVEPNYTIQEAARIFITNKIHGAPVEDNGKIVGMVTFMDIGETLASGKMTLKIKDIMTKNVITIDGDSSLSDAVHLFNEHNIGRLIVTIDGIPRGMISKTDVLHELVIC comes from the coding sequence ATGGAATTAACCCCTATTCAAAAAGAGATAATCATTGAATTGATCAACCTTCAGCGCCAGAAGGCATCAGCAGTTAAAGGCGAAGAAATTGCCGAGCTAATAGATAGGAATCCAGGGACTGTCAGGAACCAGATGCAATCGCTTAAAATGTTGGGACTTGTAGAGGGAGTACCAGGTCCAAAAGGCGGATACAGAGCGACCGGTGATGCATATGAAGCCCTGAACGTAACTGCAATGGACAAGGAAGCAGAAGTCCCGATCTATAAAAATGAAACGATCGTTAACGGTGCCACGGTTGCAGAGATCAGTTTTACAACAGTGAGACATCCGGATCTGTGCAATGGCAGGATAAAAGTACTTGGGAACATCAAGGCATTTAATAGTGGGGATCGGGTGCAAGTGGGACCAACTCCGGTGAATCGACTGATAGTGCGAGGAGAAGTAGTTGGCAGGGACGATACTGAGAACTCGCTTCTTTTCACAATAACAGAAATGGTATCACTACCAAAAAAATCAGTCAAACATTACATCAAAAAGGACACTATTTCCGTAGAACCAAATTATACCATTCAGGAAGCAGCTCGCATTTTTATCACGAACAAGATACATGGCGCTCCAGTGGAAGATAATGGAAAGATAGTAGGAATGGTAACTTTCATGGATATCGGAGAAACCCTTGCAAGCGGGAAGATGACCCTGAAAATAAAAGACATAATGACAAAGAATGTCATTACTATTGATGGCGATTCATCCCTTAGTGATGCAGTTCACTTGTTCAATGAACACAATATCGGAAGATTAATCGTCACCATTGATGGAATTCCAAGAGGAATGATATCAAAAACAGATGTATTGCATGAACTGGTCATATGCTGA
- the hisE gene encoding phosphoribosyl-ATP diphosphatase, which produces MTDADMSVLNEVFDVIMDRKNNPVEGSYVCSLLDHRKGINKILEKVGEETAETILAVKDNDRAEIIYETSDLLFHLLVMLAATDITLDDIAEEMKKRRH; this is translated from the coding sequence ATGACTGATGCAGATATGTCTGTTCTGAACGAAGTATTCGATGTGATAATGGACCGCAAGAACAATCCTGTGGAGGGTTCTTATGTTTGTTCTCTCCTTGATCACCGGAAAGGTATAAACAAAATACTCGAAAAAGTGGGCGAAGAGACTGCTGAAACGATCCTTGCGGTAAAAGATAATGACCGGGCTGAGATTATCTATGAGACCTCTGATCTGTTATTCCATCTGCTGGTAATGCTTGCAGCTACTGACATAACTCTGGATGACATTGCTGAAGAAATGAAAAAAAGAAGGCATTAA
- a CDS encoding CBS domain-containing protein — translation MADRSFLEIREEDILIAESMQVKDVMTRGVVTVPFESNAVEIAKVMADQNVSTVVAIEDGGEIFGVISDIDILGRMKDKNWELSSVEDLMSDSVETVSPNATVHDVADMMADKRVHRLIVMSEESVGASYRPIGIISSSDIIKELFRK, via the coding sequence TTGGCAGACAGATCATTTTTAGAGATAAGGGAGGAAGATATCTTGATAGCAGAAAGTATGCAGGTTAAGGACGTAATGACAAGGGGAGTAGTGACGGTACCTTTTGAGTCGAATGCGGTGGAGATAGCAAAAGTGATGGCTGACCAGAACGTATCCACAGTTGTGGCCATAGAGGACGGCGGTGAGATCTTTGGGGTCATATCTGATATTGATATCTTAGGCCGGATGAAGGATAAGAACTGGGAACTATCATCTGTGGAAGACCTGATGTCAGATTCGGTTGAAACCGTCAGTCCAAATGCAACTGTTCACGATGTTGCTGACATGATGGCCGATAAAAGAGTACACCGCCTGATAGTCATGTCAGAAGAGTCTGTTGGAGCCTCCTACAGACCAATAGGCATCATCAGCTCCAGTGACATTATAAAAGAACTGTTCCGGAAATAA